ACGCGGACACCGACCGCCCGGATACCTGGCGGAGCGGCGACGTCCGGCTTCCGTTGACCTACCGCTTCGAACCGGGCGCGACCGATGACGGCGTGACTGTCCATGTCCCGATCGACGTGCTTGCCCGACTGGGCGGCGACGAGTTCGCCTGGCAGGTGCCGGCGCTGCGCGAGGAGCTGGTCACGGGTCTCATCAAGTCTCTCCCGAAAGAGTTGCGCCGCAACTTCGTTCCTGCACCGGACACCGCGCGAGCGGTGCTTGCCACGATCGACACCGAGCAGGAACCGTTGCTGGCGGCTTTACAACGCGAATTGCAGCGCCGCAGCGGCATTCTGGTGCCGATCGACGCGTTCGATCTCGATAAACTTCCCGCACATCTGCGAGTGACGTTCGCCGTCGAGTCACCCGAAGGCACGGAGCTGGCCCGCGGCAAGGACTTGGCCGCATTGCAGGAGCGGCTGGCGGCGCCGGCCCGACAGGCCGTCGCGACAGCGCTGGCGAGCGATGTCGAACGAAAAGGGCTGCGGGACTGGCCGAACGAGCTCGCGGAGTTACCCCGCGTCATCGAGCGCGTTGTCGACGGACGCGCGGTCCGCGGATTCCCCGGCTTCATCGACACCGGTAACGCCGTCGACCTACGCGTCTTCACGACGTCCGCCCAGCAGCAACAGGCGGCGCGCGCCGGCCTGCGCCGTCTCCTACGTTTGACCATTTCGATGTCACCGAAAAGCGTTGAACGGCAACTCGACCCACGCACCAAGTTGCTGCTGGGCACCAATCCCGATGGGTCGCTGCACGCCTTGATCGACGACTGCGTAGAGGCGGCGGTCGACGCGTCGATCGCCGGACCGGTGTGGACTCACGACGAGTTCGTCGCCCTTCGTGAACTGGTGGCCGCAAGCCTCCCAGCGGATACCCGGGCCACGATGGCTCGCGTCGAGAAGGTCCTGGCGGCGGCGCAGGAAGCGCGCCTGGCACTGCCTACGCAGGCGTCACCCACCCAGGCGGACGCGGTCGCCGACGTGCATTCACAATTCGATCGCCTGCTCGCGCCGGGCTTTGTCGCCCGCACCGGTAACGCACGCCTCGGCGACCTCACCCGCTACCTGGCCGCGATTCGCCGGCGCCTCGACCAGTTGCCACACGCGACCAACGCCGACCGCGACCGGATGGAGCGCGTGCGCGCGGTCCAGGACGCCTACGACGAGGTTGTCGAAGGGCTACCCGCGGCGCGCCGAACCGACACCGATATCCGCGAGATCGCCTGGCAGATCGAGGAATTACGAGTCAGCCTGTGGGCCCAACAGCTCGGCACACCTCGCCCGGTCAGCGAACAGCGCGTCTACCGGGCGATCGACCAGATCAGCTTCCCGCGCTGAGGATCTTGATCGCGAAGATCAGGCTGTCGCCCTTCTGGATGCCGGCCTGGGGCTGGCCCTCGGGGTAGCCGTCGGCGGAGCTCATCGCGACGGCCACGGTGGAGCCGACCTTCTGTCCGGCGATCGCCTTCTGGAAGCCGGGTACCACGCCGTCGAGGGGGAACTGGGCGGGGGTGCCGCGGTCGTAAGAGCTGTCGAACACCTTTCCATCGCGGCCGTCGACGCCCATGTAGCAGACCGAGACTGTCGCCGCGGGCGCCACCACAGGGCCGTCGCCGGCCTGCAGCGTGTGCACTTGGGTCTCGCCAACGCTGAACGGTTCGGTCACGGTGATCAGTGGTGCGGTCTTGTCCGTCGAACCGGTCACGGCGACACTGCCGGTCGCCCCGCTCACCGTCCACTCCGGCGCACCGCCTGGTGCAGGAGCCTGGGTGGGGCAGCCGGTGTCCGTTGTCGCCGGCGCCTCGGGCGCGGTCATGGCGGGCGCGCTGGCCGGTCCGGTGGACGTGTGCGACGCGGCCGGCTTGTCGGAGCTGCACGCGGCGACCGCGACAACGGCCGATGCGGCGCAGGCGGCGATGCCGGCAGAGGAGCAGATACGCGAGAGGTTCACGGTGGTCACGTTACCTGCGCGCGTGCGGCACGCTCGGCCGGGCCGTCTAGCTGCGAAAGGCAGCCCATGCCCCGGTGCACCACAGCGCCCACACGACAAGGACGGGCTGAAACAGCAGTCGCACGCCACGCGCGAGATCGGAGTCCAATCCGAAAGCATTTGTATGGGTGACGAATTGAGAGAGGTTGCCAGGGAATATCATGATGAAGAAGGCGGCGGCGCTCCATCCGAGGAGCACTCGCCACCGCGTCAGCACCACGAGGCTCGCGCCTAGCAGGATCTCCACGACCCCGGAAGCCACGATGACGAAGTCGGCGTCGAGCGGAAGCCAGTGCGGCACCTGGGCGCGAAACGTGTCGCGCGCAAAGGTCAGATGGCTGATCCCGGCAAAGACTAGGAAGGCGCCGAGCACTACGCGCGCACCGTGGCGGGCGAGGGACAGCTTTACGTTCGTCGCCATGAATCAGCTTGTCGCAAGCACCGTTTGAGCCATCCCCAGGCCCCGAGCACCGCGGTGATACGTCACATCGAACCCAGCGGCGGTGAGCATCCGGGAAAGGCCATCGCCGCAGACGTCCTTGGCGTGCTGCGGTTCCATCACGGCAAGGTAGACATCGCTCAGCAGACCCGCCGGGGGCGGCGGCCGATCGAGATCGACGGTGGCGAACACGCCACCGGGCCGCAGCAGGCGCATCGACTCGGCGATGCCCGCGCTGCGTGCCGGCTCCGGCACTTCGTGTAACCCGAACACCGCCATCACCGCGTCGAACGAGTTGTCGTCGAACGGTAACGCGGCGATGTCGCCGACTTGCAAATCGACGTTCGAAACACGCTGGGCGCGAAGCTTTTTACGGCCGACGCTGATCATCTCCGGCGAGACATCGATTCCGACGATCGAGCTGTCGGGCCGCAGGCGCGCCAACAGCCGCGACGCATAGCCCGTGCCCGCACAAAGCTCCAGGACCCGCGGCGACGAGCCCGAATCGGCGACGAGATCCACGACGCGACGGTGGGGGTGGCCGGGTAGAAGCGGGTTCGCCGCCTCGAGAATTTCGCCGGCCAGCGCGAACTTCACGCGGTTACTCCAGGATGCCGCCATGCACCTCACGGTAGCCACAAAGCGGAGACAACGGTCGCGTCCGCGCGACTACCATCCGTTCATGGCTGAGCCCCCGACCGCCGACGACGGGCACTACCTGCTGATCGACGGCCGCAAGTGGCGAGCCACCGACCCCAAGATTCCACAAGACCGGCGTGACGAGCTGGTACGCATCTTGATGGCCTGGCGTCGAAAGGTGCGCTCCACCAAAGGGACTCCACAGGAGTCGACGGCCCGGGCCGGTGTGCATGCCGCGAAGGTCGCGCTGGGGGAGCGCGGCGCGCCGCCCTGGTGGGAGCAGACCGACGCGCAACGCGCCGCCCGATGGCAGGCCTCGGTTCCCGAACCGGATTAGACCGATGTTTCGAACATCCGTGCGAAGGTTACTCCCTGTCCGGAGGTGATCGCACGATGAGCGACAACACGCAACAAGCGCCGAACGAGACGGCGGAGAAAGACCCGGCGGACTGGGTGACCGGCGATGAGCCGATGACGGGGCCGCAGCGCAGCTACCTGCACACACTCGCTCAGGAAGCCGGGCGCGAGGTGCCCGACGGTCTCAGCAAGGCCGACGCGTCAAGCCTGATCGACGAGTTGCAGCACAGCACCGGGCGCGGCGCGGAATAGGGGATTTATGCCTTTGACATGAATCCCGTCAACGTCGTTGATAACGACAACCATTGTCATTTAGCGTGGCGGCGACCCGATAGCTTGTCCAGCCCAGGAGTTGCCGGAGATGACGTCGCCTGCCGCAGGCACCCTGCTGTCCGCACCAATCTGGATGGCCTCGCCGCCTGAGGTGCATTCGGCGCTGTTGAGTAGCGGGCCGGGGCCGGCCTCGTTGTTCGCCGCAGCGGCGGCGTGGCGGTCGATGAGCGTCGAGTACGCCTCGGTTGCCGAGGAACTCGCCGAGGTTCTGGCCTCGACGCAGGCGGCGGCCTGGCAGGGGCCCAGTGGGGAGTCCTACGTGTCGGCGCACGCCCCGTACCTCGCGTGGCTGACGCGGGCCAGTGCGGACAGCGCCGCGTCCGCGACGCAGCACGAGACAGCGGCGACGGCCTACACCGGAGCGCTCGCCGCGATGCCGACGTTGCCGGAGCTGGCCACCAACCATGTTGTCCATGGAGCGCTGATTGCGACGAACTTCTTCGGCATCAACACGATTCCGATTGCCGTCAACGAAGCCGACTACGTGCGCATGTGGGTTCAGGCCGCCACCACCATGACGACCTATCAAGCGGTGGCAGATGCGGCCGTGGCCGCCGCGCCCCTGACCGACGAACCGCCGCCGATCCTGCGGGCCGATGCCACCGACCCGCACGATCATGACCACGACGACCACGACGACGGCGAACACCACGGAGACGAGGACGATCACCATGACCACGAGCATGGGTTCGACAGCCCACTGAATCAGTTCGTCGCGGAGATCCTGCGTCTTGGTGGAA
The sequence above is a segment of the Candidatus Mycobacterium wuenschmannii genome. Coding sequences within it:
- a CDS encoding DUF3072 domain-containing protein, translating into MSDNTQQAPNETAEKDPADWVTGDEPMTGPQRSYLHTLAQEAGREVPDGLSKADASSLIDELQHSTGRGAE
- a CDS encoding class I SAM-dependent methyltransferase, which gives rise to MAASWSNRVKFALAGEILEAANPLLPGHPHRRVVDLVADSGSSPRVLELCAGTGYASRLLARLRPDSSIVGIDVSPEMISVGRKKLRAQRVSNVDLQVGDIAALPFDDNSFDAVMAVFGLHEVPEPARSAGIAESMRLLRPGGVFATVDLDRPPPPAGLLSDVYLAVMEPQHAKDVCGDGLSRMLTAAGFDVTYHRGARGLGMAQTVLATS
- a CDS encoding DoxX family protein; protein product: MATNVKLSLARHGARVVLGAFLVFAGISHLTFARDTFRAQVPHWLPLDADFVIVASGVVEILLGASLVVLTRWRVLLGWSAAAFFIMIFPGNLSQFVTHTNAFGLDSDLARGVRLLFQPVLVVWALWCTGAWAAFRS
- a CDS encoding FKBP-type peptidyl-prolyl cis-trans isomerase, with product MNLSRICSSAGIAACAASAVVAVAACSSDKPAASHTSTGPASAPAMTAPEAPATTDTGCPTQAPAPGGAPEWTVSGATGSVAVTGSTDKTAPLITVTEPFSVGETQVHTLQAGDGPVVAPAATVSVCYMGVDGRDGKVFDSSYDRGTPAQFPLDGVVPGFQKAIAGQKVGSTVAVAMSSADGYPEGQPQAGIQKGDSLIFAIKILSAGS